The Limnochorda sp. LNt genome includes a region encoding these proteins:
- the rapZ gene encoding RNase adapter RapZ, producing MGSTTPERSSERPEGPRPIFVIVTGLSGAGKTEAMRALEDLGFFCVDNLPPALIPTFASLCQQSGRIDKAALVSDARGGQFFHDLFRALHELEEQGVRYRILFLEASDEALVRRFKETRRRHPLAPEGSVLEGIRAERQLLEPLRGRAHFIVDTTTLSPRQLREQVARQARQLSPTRGLSVTVVSFGYARGIPIDADLIFDVRFLPNPHYVPALQPLTGNDPAVAEYVFQWPLAQAFMERLYGLVDFLLPHFVDEGKQHLLIGIGCTGGQHRSVAVANELAAHLRRLGYDAVAEHRDVGRRPTPEPDEPPASGPDAPSGREETS from the coding sequence ATGGGTTCGACGACGCCGGAGCGGAGCTCCGAGCGGCCCGAGGGCCCGCGGCCCATCTTCGTCATCGTGACGGGCCTGTCGGGGGCGGGCAAGACCGAGGCGATGCGCGCCCTGGAGGACCTGGGCTTCTTCTGCGTGGACAACTTGCCGCCGGCCCTCATTCCCACGTTCGCCAGCCTCTGCCAGCAGTCGGGCCGCATCGACAAGGCCGCCCTGGTCAGCGATGCCCGGGGCGGGCAGTTCTTCCACGATCTCTTCCGGGCCCTCCACGAGCTGGAGGAGCAGGGGGTGCGCTACCGCATCCTCTTCCTGGAGGCCTCCGACGAGGCCCTGGTGCGCCGCTTCAAGGAGACGCGGCGGCGCCACCCGCTGGCGCCCGAGGGGAGCGTGCTCGAGGGGATCCGGGCCGAGCGCCAGCTGCTGGAGCCGTTGCGGGGGCGGGCGCACTTCATCGTCGACACGACCACCCTCTCCCCGCGGCAGCTGCGCGAGCAGGTGGCGCGCCAGGCTCGCCAGCTGAGCCCCACGCGAGGGCTGTCGGTGACGGTGGTCTCCTTCGGGTACGCCCGGGGCATCCCCATCGACGCGGACCTGATCTTCGACGTGCGCTTCCTGCCCAACCCCCACTACGTGCCGGCCCTCCAGCCGCTGACAGGCAACGATCCGGCCGTGGCGGAGTACGTCTTCCAGTGGCCGCTGGCACAGGCCTTCATGGAGCGCCTCTACGGGCTGGTGGACTTCCTGCTGCCGCACTTCGTCGACGAGGGCAAGCAGCACTTGCTGATAGGCATCGGTTGCACGGGCGGGCAGCACCGCAGCGTGGCAGTGGCCAACGAACTGGCTGCCCACCTGCGGCGGCTGGGGTACGATGCGGTGGCCGAGCACCGCGACGTGGGGCGTCGCCCCACGCCCGAGCCGGACGAGCCGCCTGCGTCGGGCCCGGACGCCCCGTCCGGTCGGGAGGAGACGTCGTGA
- a CDS encoding amidohydrolase family protein: MEARPLSGDAMVIEGGTLVEPFEPPVEDGAVLIEGGTVTYSGPRRRLPGRAAQLPRLDAGGGYIVPGLVDVHVHGGGGVDTMDASPDGLRAMSRAHARAGTTSLLCTTVTAALEPLLEAERAVVEAARRQRAWWRGQAPARTTAAGAPASRASTWRGRTSTPSAKAPKTPTTCGIPTSGSCRRCWRPPGSTARSCCG, from the coding sequence ATGGAGGCGAGGCCATTGTCGGGCGACGCGATGGTGATCGAGGGCGGCACGCTGGTGGAGCCCTTCGAGCCGCCGGTGGAGGACGGGGCCGTCCTCATCGAGGGAGGGACCGTCACGTACAGCGGCCCTCGCCGCCGGCTCCCCGGGCGCGCCGCGCAGCTGCCCCGGCTGGACGCGGGCGGCGGGTACATCGTGCCGGGCTTGGTCGACGTCCACGTCCACGGGGGCGGCGGGGTCGACACCATGGACGCCTCGCCCGACGGCCTGCGCGCCATGTCGAGGGCCCACGCCCGAGCGGGCACCACGTCGCTCCTGTGCACCACGGTGACGGCGGCCCTGGAGCCGCTGCTGGAGGCGGAGCGGGCCGTGGTCGAGGCGGCGCGCCGGCAGCGCGCCTGGTGGCGGGGCCAGGCCCCGGCCCGGACGACGGCGGCTGGGGCGCCCGCATCGCGGGCATCCACCTGGAGGGGCCGTACCTCAACCCCGAGCGCAAAGGCGCCCAAAACCCCGACTACATGCGGGATCCCGACGTCCGGGAGCTGCAGGCGCTGCTGGAGGCCTCCCGGCTCGACGGCGAGGTCCTGCTGCGGTTGA